From the Rhinopithecus roxellana isolate Shanxi Qingling chromosome 5, ASM756505v1, whole genome shotgun sequence genome, the window CAAAATTCAAGGGATAAAGAAAGCCAAGAAGGggatgagaaaaaggaaaaaaaaaaaaaaaaaaaaaaggcgaacAGAGCTTCCCTGGGAAGTTGAGGGTGCGCGGAGGGTGCGCGAAAGCTGGGGCGGGCGGAGGGAACTCGCAGAGCATCTGGCGGGCACCGAGGTCTGGGAACAGGCCTGGAGGCAGCTCTGTTCGTGGAGAGAGTGGGCTGCCCGTGGGCCCCACCCTGTGGAGCCCTCCAGTAGATCTGTCCCCTGGTTCgggtgggcaggggagggcagAGCACGGAAGAGAAAAACAGGGAAGGAGACGCTAGAAGAGCCACAGGTGGGCGCCGGTCAGAGTCCGAGGTTGCAGGTCTCTGGGCCAGCCGCACCTGCGAGCCCTCCGAGACGCCGTAGCCCCGCCCCTCCGGCGCGTGGCGCCCATGACGCTAGGCGCGCGGGCCGTTCTCCTTACAGAGGTCGCTCTTGTCCGAACGGTCGGCCTCTGCTGCGCCTGCGTGGTTGGGAGGGGAAGTGAGGCGGTTTCCTCGGCGCCTTTtccggcagcggcggcggcagaACTGGGAGGAGGAGTTGGAGGCCGGAGGGAGCCCGCGCTCGGGGCGGCGGCTGGAGGTAACCCCCTGCACCGAGCTGGAAAGGCGGGCCACCTCTGTCTTCACTCCTCTCTGGAACTCTGGCGGtaactcccctctccctctctgtttctctgcagGCAGCGTACCGAGTTCCCGCGAGGATCCATGACCTGACGGGGCCCCGGAGCCGTGCTGCCTCTCGGGTGTCCTGGGTCGGTGGTGAGCCCAGTGCTCGCAGGCCGGCGGGCGGGCCGGAGGGCCGCATTCTCCCTCGGGGTGAGAGGAAGGCGGAGGAGCGGGAACCGCGGCGGCGCTCGCGCGGCGCCTGCGGGGGGAAGGGCAGTTCCGGGCCGGGCCGCGCCTCAGCAGGGCGGCGGCTCCCGGCGCAGACTCAGGGTCCGGGTGGCAGCGACGAGTGGAGGAATCAAGTTGTGCGGTCGGTGATGCCCGAGTGAGCGGCGGTCCTGGGCCTCTGCCCTTAGGAGGCACCTCCCACGCAGGCCGCAAAGGCGCCTTCGCGGCCGGGAGGCTTCGTTTCGGTTTCGCGGCGGCGGCGGCGTTGTTGGCTGACGGGACCCGGGACACCTGAATGCCCCCGGCCCCGGCTCCTCCGACGCGATGGGGAAGGTGCTATCCAAAATCTTCGGGAACAAGGAAATGCGGATCCTCATGTTGGGCCTGGACGCGGCCGGCAAGACAACAATCCTGTACAAGTTGAAGCTGGGCCAGTCGGTGACCACCATTCCCACTGTGGGTTTCAACGTGGAGACGGTGACTTACAAAAATGTCAAGTTCAACGTATGGGATGTGGGCGGCCAGGACAAGATCCGGCCGCTCTGGCGGCATTACTACACTGGGACCCAAGGTCTGATCTTCGTAGTGGACTGCGCCGACCGCGACCGCATCGATGAGGCTCGCCAGGAGCTGCACCGCATTATCAATGACCGGGAGATGAGGGACGCCATAATCCTCATCTTCGCCAACAAGCAGGACCTGCCCGATGCCATGAAACCCCACGAGATCCAGGAGAAACTGGGCCTGACCCGGATTCGGGACAGGAACTGGTATGTGCAGCCCTCCTGTGCCACCTCAGGGGACGGACTCTATGAGGGGCTCACATGGTTAACCTCTAACTACAAATCTTAATGAGCATTCTCCACCCATCCCCTGGAAGGAGAGAAATCAAAAACCCATTCATAGGATTATCGCCACCATCACCTCTTTCAATTGccactttctcttcttttgaatTTGAACTCTGGAGTTACTGTTCTACAGTTTGGGGGGAGGGGGCTTGggggttttctcttttgtttccctttttcctttttttttttttttttggctttgcatTAGGATGCTCTGATCTGACATTTGACATGAACACAAAGTTGCTAGATGCTCTTGTTGACTTCCAGCAGATGGGATGGGGGAAATACAGCAGTTCTTGGTAAAGTCCTTTGTAAtaatagtttgatttttttatttcgaGAGAATCATTTTCCTATgtatgcttttttccttttttgcccaGTTTCCTTATCACTTGCTGTAGATGGCTTATTTTGCATTCATGCAGACTATGTTGCAAGTCTGTTTCATCTAGTAAACTGAAAATTATTGCTTAATCAAACTGCCGTTTGTCTTTTATACTTAAGGCCTTTCCCCCCTTCCTTATGAGTTCTAACTTAGTAATTTCAAATGTGACCTTTTATATCTAAGACCAGTATAGTAAACAGCCCACAGTGGCAAGTAATGAGTAATATCATTGTAATATGTTCCAGTTGCACCTCAGTATGTTAAACAGGTAATGTAAGAGGTTATCTGAAATGTCAGCAAATAAGTTCTGAAACATACATCATGCATGAGTAGGAATAAAACCCAAGTTCCCCACAAGGTAGCTAACTTAACGCtgcataaaaatatgaaagtgtAACCCATgaaggacacttttttttttccactgcaaAGTTAGTCACTTTGCTATTTTCCCTCttgtttaaactttaaaaatagactCCAGAAATTGGAACAATAATGGTGTATACCACACACAGATTAAACATTTGTAGATATTTTAAGTGACTTTTGGGCAAAACTGGAATGTATACTTTGACCTTGTTTCAAATGCCTGAgaccagtaatttaaaaattactaaaaggtTTACTTTGTTCATTAATAAAGCATTTAGCAATTCAAATTATATGCACCTTTTACCTagttgaaaaaaatacacattcctGTTTTCACATTATAGCAACTGATAAAGCTGAAGCTATAAGTCATTTTTTATAGATGAGTGATCCACATCTCCATCAATTAGAACACTGGAAAAGATGTTTTATAAAAaaggtatttaattttgtttgtagGATTAACTCATGCAAATAATGAAGATATCCTGTTGGTTCAATAGTACTCTGTCTCCTTTAAGGAAGGAAGCgtgatgaatgaatgatgtgTAGACTTGAGGGATGACTATTAAAGGGGACGTAGGATGAAGAGAAAGAACCTACAGATGACAATGAatgtaaacttatttttcttcatgtgtaaGCAGTGTGCTCGCTGGTGATATCCAGATCCTAACAAGATTACTTGGTTAGCTGGTTAGGACCAGTAACTGGATTGCGACCACTATGATAATATTTTGAACCAAATGTTAATGCTTGATGCAGAATTGTAAAGCAGCATCTGGTTCCTATATAACCTTAAGGATTAATTTTAGTGATCCTCAAGGAATTAAATAGGGAATTTCAGAAATGTAGACTGCAAATGCAGTATACAGGAAAAGGTGGAGTGGGTTTTGTTTATGAGGGTGTCTGAAAACTAAAATTGAGCGGGATATCATGGTATAGTTGGACAGTATTGGTCCTTCACGCTTTGGCCATATTGTGTAATGGAGCTTTTACCAAAGATGTATGAGAAGTGTAAGACTATAAAAGAATGAACTATTCAAAGTGAAACTCTTGACAGACGTTTTACTTAAAGCAGATGCAAAAGGGTATTCTCATGTAGGCTCCTGTTGGTGCAGAGGGATTTTTGATTTCAAGATGCAACTAAAGTACGAAGTTCTCAGTTTCACTTCAGTAGAAATAGCTCTAGAAATGAGGCTGATAAACACATCTAAGAATACTGGTTGCTTTCTAAAATTCCCAAAGCTCCACCATAAATGTAATTCTTAGTGTTTTCAATGATTGCATTTTAAGGTATATAAATATGGGTTATCCAATATCAATGCTATAGTAACATCCTGAAACAAAACAAGCACAAAGGTATAAATGCCTAAACTGGAGGAAACTTGAAACCCTCATGTTAAATCTTAAATGTAGTATTTCTAACTTGTGAAGACAGATTGGTAGGCagccatttttttgtgtcttaaAATAACTGGGGGCATAGTTAAATTTTTATACATCAAGTGATTGCTATTATTGAATGTTGCAGGTGAGATGtggttatttttagtttatttgaaatgtttgactggaaaggggggagggggaagcaaatatttgaaatttggAAAACCCTAAACCTTTTGGTAAGAAATTgtaattttcacttaaaattttctttaagaatataaaAGGTTTATAATTGATGTAGTTAAATTGAACAATAACCATTGGTGACTGGAGCGGGTAATTATAGCCTGCAGAAAAAATTATAATCTAAGAATTGAAAAAGTAAGATCCTGAAGTTGTTTAATTGCATCAGTTTCTGTATTTATGTGAATTTATAAACTGCAGTAAGTTTTGAATGAGGTTAATCTTGTTTAATATAAGTAAATGAGTCTGTAGACTGTGATCTCCCCAAACTAAAAAGTACAGTACTTGGAATTGTGTTTATGGTTGTAGTGTTGGTAAAGCACTAATATgcagaaaataaaggaattacacagtgcagtttctcacgtTACGTTACTCGCTTGAACTAGATAAGTGGGACGTGTGGTGTGTTGGGCCATGTTATTCTCCAGGGTTTATGGTAAAAGGTGACTTAATTTGAAAGTTACCTGACTTTTGTAAGAACAAAAAAGATC encodes:
- the ARF6 gene encoding ADP-ribosylation factor 6 — translated: MGKVLSKIFGNKEMRILMLGLDAAGKTTILYKLKLGQSVTTIPTVGFNVETVTYKNVKFNVWDVGGQDKIRPLWRHYYTGTQGLIFVVDCADRDRIDEARQELHRIINDREMRDAIILIFANKQDLPDAMKPHEIQEKLGLTRIRDRNWYVQPSCATSGDGLYEGLTWLTSNYKS